The proteins below come from a single Pieris brassicae chromosome 1, ilPieBrab1.1, whole genome shotgun sequence genomic window:
- the LOC123708170 gene encoding U3 small nucleolar RNA-associated protein 18 homolog, producing the protein MKRKHNQIDAEESKLSSLLFNKTKKFTEKLNSNVTSLSEVDRKPAWIDDDDRQFKVNTVIPKVKNDALYTEKLKQKYETLIGTPNWAKIKDASKNVESESDIVKTVGHLDKEKVSKFEKNILEIKKSTTITPQKGAITTSLKFHPKVSAVMLANTSGIVSLHSLDGNNKLHSFKLKSWTISSTHFKPDGSEAYISGVRHTYCIYDLVKASTKIVQLPHALKKAVHFKLSPDGKFIAASEGFSEVFIICADTNELIKNIKNNSNVKALTYSHDSRELYCFNDLGEVTVWDMTTMKPIKKFFDSGCITPSRISMSHCGRLLATGTAEGIVNIYDTAELTTTNPMPLKTISHLTTKITNITFNPTSEMLSVSSSFLPNALKALHIPSYNVFPNFPQRNLQLIETVGFSPNGGFMGISNNKGIVNLFRLGHFKNY; encoded by the exons ATGAAGCGAAAACATAATCAAATCGATGCAGAAGAATCCAA GTTATCGTCATTGCtatttaacaaaactaaaaagtttACTGAAAAGTTAAATAGCAATGTAACGAGTCTTAGTGAAGTTGATCGAAAACCTGCTTGGATCGACGATGATGATCGTCAGTTTAAAGTAAACACTGTTATTCCTAAGGTTAAAAATGATGCGCTGTATACAgaaaaacttaaacaaaagTATGAAACTCTCATTGGAACACCTAATTGGGCGAAAATTAAAGATGCTTCAAAGAATGTTGAATCTGAATCAGATATTGTTAAGACAGTTGGTCACTTAGACAAAGAAAAAGTAtcgaaatttgaaaaaaacatattggAGATAAAAAAGAGTACAACAATTACACCACAAAAAGGTGCCATTACAACCTCGTTAAAGTTTCATCCAAAGGTTAGCGCTGTAATGCTGGCAAATACATCAGGCATTGTTTCATTGCATTCATTGGATGGAAATAACAAACTCCATAGTTTTAAGCTTAAAAGTTGGACAATATCAAGTACACACTTTAAACCTGATGGATCAGAAGCTTATATATCAGGTGTTAGACATACCTACTGCATTTATGATTTAGTTAAGGCCAGTACTAAAATTGTCCAACTTCCACATGCCTTAAAAAAGGCtgttcattttaaattgtccCCTGATGGTAAATTTATTGCTGCATCTGAAGGATTTAgtgaagtttttattatttgtgctGACACAAATGAACTTATAAagaatatcaaaaataattcaaatgtaaaaGCATTGACATACAGTCACGACTCTAGAGAACTTTACTGTTTTAATGACCTCGGTGAAGTCACTGTTTGGGATATGACAACAATGAAAccaattaagaaatttttcGACAGTGGATGTATTACACCTTCAAGGATATCAATGAGTCACTGTGGGCGACTTTTAGCAACAGGGACAGCTGAAggaattgttaatatttatgatactGCTGAATTAACAACAACTAACCCTATGccattaaaaactatttcgcatttaactacaaaaataacaaacataacTTTTAACCCAACCTCAGAAATGTTATCAGTTTCATCAAGTTTCCTTCCAAATGCCTTAAAAGCTCTTCACATACCGTCATATAATGTTTTTCCAAACTTTCCACAGAGAAATTTACAACTTATTGAAACAGTTGGTTTCTCCCCAAATGGTGGTTTCATGGGTATTAGTAATAACAAGGGTATTGTCAATCTGTTCAGGTTGGgtcattttaagaattattag
- the LOC123708177 gene encoding dnaJ homolog subfamily A member 1, whose protein sequence is MVKETTYYDILCVKPNATSDELKKAYRKLALKYHPDKNPNEGERFKQISQAYEVLSNPEKRKIYDQGGEQALKEGGVDGGGMSSPMDLFDMFFGGGFSGGNRRGRERKGKDVVHQLSVTLEELYRGAVRKLALQKNVICEKCEGRGGKKGAVQTCTTCRGTGMQVQIQQLGPGMIQQIQTICGECRGKREIIDPKDRCKVCQGRKTVRDRKILDVHVDKGMTDGQKIVFSGEGDQEPDLEPGDLIIVLDEKEHDVFKRTGNDLIVRLNIELVEALCGFQKVIRTLDERDIVITVLPGEVTKHGEVKCVLNEGMPMYKNPFEKGLLIIQFLVNFPARIPPEIIPALENCLPPRPMVEIPELAEECQLAELDPEQELRRRRQQHNTYDEEEDGPGVNRVQCATS, encoded by the exons ATGGTGAAGGAAACAACATACTATGATATACTTTGTGTAAAACCAAATGCCACATCAGATGAGCTTAAGAAAGCATATAGAAAATTAGCCCTTAAATATCACCCTGATAAAAATCCAAATGAGGGTGAGAGgtttaaacaaatttcacAAGCGTATGAAGTCCTTTCTAACCCAGAGAAGAGAAAGATCTATGACCAAG GTGGAGAACAAGCCCTGAAAGAAGGTGGTGTTGATGGTGGTGGCATGTCATCACCAATGGATCTCTTTGATATGTTCTTTGGTGGAGGCTTCAGTGGTGGTAACAGACGTGGTCGCGAGAGGAAAGGCAAAGATGTAGTCCATCAGTTGTCAGTTACTCTAGAAGAACTGTACAGAGGTGCCGTCAGAAAACTGGCATTGCAGAAGAACGTCATTTGTGAGAAATGTGAGGGCAGGGGCGGAAAAAAG ggTGCTGTTCAAACATGTACCACCTGTAGAGGCACTGGTATGCAAGTACAGATTCAGCAACTAGGTCCTGGAATGATACAGCAAATACAGACTATTTGTGGAGAATGTCGGGGAAAGAGAGAAATCATTGACCCTAAGGACAGGTGCAAAGTTTGTCAG gGCCGTAAGACAGTACGTGATCGCAAGATTCTAGATGTACACGTAGACAAGGGTATGACTGACGGTCAGAAGATTGTCTTCAGCGGTGAAGGTGACCAGGAGCCAGATTTGGAACCCGGAGACCTGATTATTGTGCTTGATGAAAAGGAGCATGAT gTTTTCAAACGTACCGGCAATGATCTGATTGTGAGGCTGAATATAGAATTAGTGGAGGCACTCTGTGGTTTCCAAAAAGTGATTAGAACTTTGGATGAGAGAGACATTGTGATAACCGTTTTGCCTGGAGAAGTCACCAAACATGGGGAAGTCAAATGTGTTCTTAATGAAG GTATGCCAATGTACAAAAATCCATTTGAGAAGGGCCTACTCATCATTCAATTCCTAGTTAATTTCCCGGCACGAATTCCACCTGAGATCATTCCAGCTCTTGAGAACTGCCTTCCGCCTAGACCAATG GTTGAGATTCCAGAACTGGCTGAAGAGTGTCAGCTAGCAGAACTGGATCCGGAACAAGAATTGAGGAGACGGCGACAGCAGCACAACACCTATGATGAAGAGGAGGACGGACCTGGAGTGAACCGTGTGCAGTGTGCCACAAGCTAA